The following are encoded in a window of Cupriavidus oxalaticus genomic DNA:
- a CDS encoding efflux RND transporter permease subunit, producing the protein MAKFFIDRPVFAWVLALIIVLGGILSIMQLPIAQYPNIAPPTISVTATYPGASAKTLEDSVTSVIEQELNGAPNLLYYNSTSESTGLATITIAFAPGSNVDLNSVEVQNRLKRVEARLPAEVRQQGVRVDKAGNNYMMFLTVSSRSGTASAIQLGNYVSAQVIDSIRRVPGVGQADLFGTEYAMRIWLDPAKLTGYNLTPLDVTAAVSEQNVQVAVGELGGTPSPKGTELNATVTTESRLSTPEQFGNILLRTNPDGSSVRIKDVGRVELGGADYSTLARTNGKPSAAIAIKLAPTGNALATATAVRAKMEELSQTFPADYQYTVPYDTSAFVKISIEEVIKTLLEAVVLVFLVMYLFLQNFRATIIPTLVVPIALLGTFGALLAFGFSINVLTMFGMVLAIGILVDDAIVVVENVERIMSEEGLSPREATRKAMGQITGAIVGITLVLTAVFIPMAFFSGSVGNIYRQFSLSLIASMAFSALLALTLTPALCATLLKPVQAGHHHEKKGFFGWFNRTFATASTGYQGVVARILKRTGRYLIIYALIIAGVVVLFKRLPSSFLPDEDQGYMITVVQLPNGATQDRTIGVLKQIEDYYLQKESKVVDQMITVAGFSFFGRGQNGGIAFVRLKDWKERTGADENAQALVGRAFGALSFIKDAIIFPLNPPAIAELGNSSGFDFRLQDRTGQGHAKLMEARNMMLGMAAQNPVLLGVRPEGQEDAPQLQIDIDREKARALGVSVAEINSTLSIAFGSSYVNDFIHEGRVRKVIVQADGADRRLPDDLTKLRVKNSNGDMVAFAAFATSRWIMGSPRLERYNGMPAVKIAGQAAPGRSTGEAMRAMEDAFAKLPPGFGFEWSGQSYEERLAGAQEPILYTLSLIIVFLCLAALYESWSIPFSVLLVVPLGVLGALLGVTLRGMPNDVYFKVGLIATIGLSAKNAILIVEFAKDLQAQGKGLVEATLEAVHLRFRPILMTSMAFILGVLPLAIATGAGSGSQRAIGTGVMGGMITATVLAIFLVPVFFVVVRKRFKGSERQRMLDKKWHDPQEEI; encoded by the coding sequence ATGGCCAAGTTTTTTATCGACCGGCCGGTGTTCGCGTGGGTGCTCGCGCTGATCATCGTGCTGGGCGGGATATTGTCGATCATGCAGTTGCCGATCGCGCAATACCCGAACATCGCCCCGCCTACGATCTCGGTCACCGCCACCTATCCGGGTGCGTCGGCCAAGACGCTGGAGGATTCCGTCACTTCGGTGATCGAGCAGGAGCTTAACGGCGCCCCCAACCTGCTCTACTACAACTCGACCAGCGAATCGACCGGCCTGGCGACGATCACCATCGCGTTTGCGCCGGGTTCCAACGTCGACCTGAACTCGGTCGAGGTGCAGAACCGCCTCAAGCGCGTGGAAGCGCGCCTGCCGGCGGAAGTGCGCCAGCAGGGCGTGCGCGTGGACAAGGCCGGGAACAACTACATGATGTTCCTGACCGTGTCGTCCAGGTCCGGCACGGCCAGCGCGATCCAGCTCGGCAACTATGTCTCGGCGCAGGTGATCGACTCGATCCGGCGCGTGCCGGGCGTGGGCCAGGCCGACCTGTTCGGCACCGAGTACGCCATGCGCATCTGGCTGGACCCGGCCAAGCTGACCGGCTACAACCTGACGCCGCTGGACGTGACCGCCGCGGTGAGCGAGCAGAACGTGCAGGTTGCCGTGGGCGAACTGGGCGGCACGCCCTCGCCCAAGGGCACCGAGCTGAACGCCACCGTCACCACCGAAAGCCGGCTGTCCACGCCCGAGCAGTTCGGCAACATCCTGCTGCGCACCAACCCCGACGGTTCGTCGGTGCGCATCAAGGACGTGGGCCGCGTGGAGCTGGGCGGCGCCGACTACTCGACGCTGGCCCGCACCAACGGCAAGCCGTCGGCGGCCATCGCCATCAAGCTGGCCCCGACCGGCAACGCGCTGGCCACGGCCACCGCGGTGCGCGCCAAGATGGAAGAGCTGTCGCAGACCTTCCCGGCGGACTACCAGTACACGGTGCCGTACGACACCTCGGCCTTCGTCAAGATCTCGATCGAGGAGGTGATCAAGACGCTGCTGGAAGCCGTGGTGCTGGTGTTCCTGGTGATGTACCTGTTCCTGCAGAACTTCCGCGCCACCATCATCCCCACGCTGGTGGTGCCGATCGCGCTGCTGGGCACGTTCGGCGCGCTGCTGGCGTTCGGCTTCTCCATCAACGTGCTGACCATGTTCGGCATGGTGCTGGCGATCGGTATCCTGGTGGACGATGCCATCGTGGTGGTCGAGAACGTCGAGCGGATCATGAGCGAGGAAGGCCTCTCGCCACGTGAAGCGACGCGCAAGGCCATGGGCCAGATCACCGGCGCCATCGTCGGCATCACGCTGGTGCTGACGGCGGTGTTCATCCCGATGGCGTTCTTCTCGGGCTCGGTCGGCAACATCTACCGCCAGTTCTCGCTGTCGCTGATCGCTTCGATGGCGTTCTCGGCGCTGCTGGCGCTGACGCTGACGCCGGCGCTGTGCGCGACGCTGCTCAAGCCGGTGCAGGCCGGCCACCACCATGAGAAAAAGGGTTTCTTCGGCTGGTTCAACCGCACCTTCGCCACGGCGTCGACCGGCTACCAGGGCGTGGTCGCGCGCATCCTCAAGCGCACCGGCCGCTACCTGATCATCTACGCGCTGATCATCGCGGGCGTGGTGGTGCTGTTCAAGCGCCTGCCGTCGTCGTTCCTGCCCGATGAGGACCAGGGCTACATGATCACGGTGGTGCAGCTGCCCAACGGCGCCACGCAGGACCGTACCATCGGCGTGCTCAAGCAGATCGAGGACTACTACCTGCAGAAGGAAAGCAAGGTGGTGGACCAGATGATCACGGTGGCGGGCTTCTCCTTCTTCGGCCGCGGCCAGAACGGCGGTATCGCGTTCGTGCGCCTGAAGGACTGGAAGGAGCGCACCGGCGCGGACGAGAACGCGCAGGCGCTGGTGGGCCGTGCCTTCGGCGCGCTGTCGTTCATCAAGGACGCGATCATCTTCCCGCTCAATCCGCCGGCGATCGCCGAGCTGGGCAACTCCTCGGGCTTCGACTTCCGCCTGCAGGACCGCACCGGCCAGGGCCACGCCAAGCTGATGGAGGCGCGCAACATGATGCTCGGCATGGCCGCGCAGAACCCGGTGCTGTTGGGCGTGCGCCCCGAAGGCCAGGAAGACGCGCCGCAGCTGCAGATCGACATCGACCGCGAGAAGGCGCGTGCGCTGGGCGTGTCGGTGGCCGAGATCAACTCGACGCTGTCGATCGCGTTCGGCTCCAGCTACGTCAACGACTTCATCCATGAAGGCCGGGTGCGCAAGGTGATCGTGCAGGCCGACGGCGCCGACCGCCGCCTGCCGGACGACCTGACCAAGCTGCGCGTGAAGAACAGCAACGGCGACATGGTGGCGTTCGCGGCCTTCGCGACTTCCAGGTGGATCATGGGTTCGCCGCGCCTGGAGCGCTACAACGGCATGCCGGCGGTGAAGATCGCGGGCCAGGCCGCACCGGGACGCAGTACCGGCGAAGCCATGCGCGCGATGGAAGACGCGTTTGCCAAGCTGCCGCCCGGCTTCGGCTTCGAGTGGTCGGGCCAGTCGTATGAAGAGCGCCTGGCCGGCGCGCAGGAACCGATCCTGTACACGCTGTCGCTGATCATCGTGTTCCTGTGCCTGGCCGCGCTGTACGAGAGTTGGTCGATCCCGTTCTCGGTGCTGCTGGTGGTGCCGCTGGGCGTGCTCGGCGCGCTGCTGGGCGTGACGCTGCGCGGCATGCCCAACGATGTGTACTTCAAGGTGGGCCTGATCGCCACGATCGGCCTGTCGGCGAAGAACGCCATCCTGATCGTGGAATTCGCCAAGGACCTGCAGGCGCAAGGCAAGGGCCTGGTCGAAGCCACGCTCGAGGCCGTGCATCTGCGTTTCCGCCCGATCCTGATGACGTCGATGGCGTTCATCCTGGGCGTGCTGCCGCTGGCCATCGCCACCGGCGCGGGCTCGGGCAGCCAGCGCGCGATCGGTACCGGCGTGATGGGCGGGATGATCACGGCCACGGTGCTGGCGATCTTCCTGGTGCCGGTCTTCTTCGTCGTGGTGCGCAAGCGCTTCAAGGGCAGCGAGCGCCAGCGCATGCTGGACAAGAAGTGGCATGACCCGCAAGAGGAAATCTGA